A genomic window from Periweissella cryptocerci includes:
- the cls gene encoding cardiolipin synthase, translating to MLTAQIIIEILVGVVILNTIGAVATIFREKRDISAIWAWLLVLLVFPVIGFLFYAIFGRRLTDKKIFNMQGQARMGLDQMVRNQKKRLKNGELVKTLDITAGAKEMINMFLRTDKAVLTHKNKVEIFTDGRKKFDQLFADMREAKHHINIEYFTIYDDGIGNELVRVLEERAAAGIEVRVIYDQFGSHGRKTKLFKHLVELGGEVEPFLTGRFQALTFRVNFRDHRKLVIIDGKVGYIGGYNVGDQYLGLSKKFGPWRDTHLRIQGDGVLALQSRFFMDWNATHKNASVKFNDKYFPEIGTGISDGDTSMQIVSSGPDGELQQVKRGYMQMFTAARKSIVIQTPYFIPDEGMLEVLQNAALAGIKVHLMIPHMPDHPFVYQATKYYAHEILENGAKVSIYDGGFLHTKVVVVDDKIASVGSANMDIRSFRLNFEANAFMYDRDIAGRLIGNFHDDLAKSHPLTLQDFKKQSKWQSFKQKFSRLLSPIL from the coding sequence ATGTTGACAGCACAAATTATTATTGAAATTTTAGTTGGGGTTGTGATCTTAAATACCATCGGTGCTGTCGCAACCATTTTTCGGGAAAAACGTGACATTTCGGCGATTTGGGCCTGGTTATTGGTGCTACTCGTTTTCCCAGTTATCGGCTTTTTGTTCTATGCCATCTTTGGCCGCCGCTTAACTGATAAAAAGATTTTTAATATGCAAGGTCAAGCACGTATGGGGCTTGATCAAATGGTCAGAAACCAAAAGAAACGTCTAAAAAATGGTGAATTAGTTAAAACCCTTGATATTACTGCAGGGGCAAAAGAAATGATTAACATGTTTTTACGGACTGATAAAGCCGTGTTAACACACAAGAACAAAGTTGAAATTTTTACAGATGGTCGTAAAAAATTCGACCAATTATTTGCAGATATGCGTGAAGCCAAGCACCACATTAACATTGAATACTTCACAATTTATGATGATGGGATTGGCAATGAATTAGTCCGTGTACTTGAAGAACGGGCGGCGGCGGGGATTGAAGTTCGGGTGATTTATGATCAATTTGGTTCACATGGTCGTAAAACAAAACTATTTAAACACCTAGTTGAACTTGGCGGTGAAGTTGAACCATTCTTGACAGGACGTTTTCAGGCGCTAACATTTCGGGTGAACTTCCGAGATCACCGGAAACTTGTGATTATTGATGGGAAAGTCGGTTACATTGGGGGCTACAACGTCGGTGATCAATATCTTGGATTATCGAAGAAGTTTGGTCCCTGGCGCGATACACATCTCCGGATTCAAGGCGATGGTGTGCTAGCCCTGCAATCACGGTTCTTCATGGATTGGAACGCTACCCACAAAAACGCCAGTGTGAAGTTCAATGATAAATACTTTCCCGAAATTGGTACCGGCATCTCAGATGGTGATACCTCAATGCAAATTGTTTCTTCTGGACCAGACGGGGAGTTACAACAAGTTAAACGTGGCTACATGCAAATGTTCACCGCGGCGCGCAAGTCAATCGTAATTCAGACACCATACTTTATTCCAGATGAAGGCATGTTGGAAGTTTTGCAAAACGCCGCGTTGGCCGGAATTAAAGTTCACTTGATGATTCCACACATGCCCGATCACCCATTTGTCTACCAAGCAACGAAGTATTACGCACACGAAATTCTTGAAAATGGCGCCAAAGTATCAATCTATGATGGTGGCTTTTTACACACCAAGGTCGTCGTTGTCGATGATAAGATTGCATCAGTCGGCTCAGCTAACATGGATATTCGTTCGTTCCGCTTGAATTTTGAAGCCAATGCATTTATGTATGACCGTGACATTGCCGGTCGTTTGATTGGAAATTTCCATGACGACTTAGCAAAATCACATCCGTTGACGCTACAAGATTTCAAGAAACAATCAAAGTGGCAATCATTCAAGCAAAAATTCAGCCGCTTGCTCAGTCCAATTCTGTGA
- a CDS encoding D-alanine--D-alanine ligase family protein, whose amino-acid sequence MAAKKTHVALLFGGNSSEHDVSKRSAHNVFDALKKDLYDVDIFMFSKAGILMGKEASLRIWNGENEDAVVAEEMAKMDMSNVLAPIAALSDIKDIDIFWPVIHGNLGEDGTIQGLFKLLNKPFIGAPQTASGMAFDKELTKRIMNQAGVRNTNYVLVTPENKSENDYATVAAKLGETLFVKPAKQGSSVGMAMVKNAEEYDRALADALQYDFKVIIEETILHPRELEISILGNEAPKASKLGEVIVPESDAFYDYNNKFVDASGVVFDLPAVVEPELEAEITDMALRAYQALELKGLTRIDFLVDANGVPYLGEPNTLPGMTNISLYPQMWEVSGISYSDLLDKIIEYGFAEFERNTKISYDFVSLGDEHVGEKRYNADKA is encoded by the coding sequence ATGGCAGCAAAGAAGACTCACGTTGCGTTACTTTTTGGTGGTAACTCATCTGAACACGACGTATCAAAGCGCTCTGCGCACAACGTATTTGACGCATTGAAGAAGGATTTATATGATGTTGACATCTTCATGTTCTCAAAAGCCGGAATTTTGATGGGCAAGGAAGCTTCATTACGCATCTGGAATGGTGAAAATGAAGATGCTGTTGTGGCTGAAGAAATGGCCAAGATGGACATGTCAAACGTATTGGCACCAATTGCCGCTTTGAGTGATATCAAGGATATTGATATTTTCTGGCCAGTTATCCACGGTAACTTGGGTGAAGATGGTACTATTCAAGGCCTCTTCAAGTTGTTGAACAAGCCATTTATCGGTGCACCACAAACGGCTTCAGGGATGGCTTTTGACAAGGAATTGACCAAGCGTATCATGAACCAAGCTGGTGTGCGCAACACTAACTATGTTTTGGTTACTCCTGAAAACAAGAGTGAAAACGACTACGCAACGGTTGCGGCAAAGTTGGGTGAAACTTTATTTGTTAAGCCAGCTAAGCAAGGTTCATCTGTAGGGATGGCAATGGTTAAGAACGCCGAAGAATATGACCGCGCGCTTGCCGATGCTTTGCAATATGACTTCAAAGTTATTATCGAAGAAACTATCTTGCACCCCCGTGAATTAGAAATCTCAATTCTTGGTAACGAAGCACCTAAGGCATCTAAGCTTGGTGAAGTTATTGTGCCAGAATCAGATGCTTTCTATGACTACAACAACAAGTTCGTCGATGCTTCTGGGGTGGTCTTTGACTTACCAGCCGTCGTTGAACCTGAATTGGAAGCTGAAATCACTGACATGGCGCTCCGTGCATACCAAGCCCTCGAACTTAAAGGCTTAACGCGGATTGACTTCTTGGTTGATGCTAACGGTGTCCCTTACTTGGGTGAACCCAACACATTGCCAGGGATGACTAACATCTCACTTTACCCACAAATGTGGGAAGTATCTGGGATTTCATATTCAGACTTGTTAGACAAGATTATCGAATATGGTTTTGCTGAATTTGAACGTAACACTAAAATTTCATACGACTTCGTATCACTTGGTGACGAACATGTTGGTGAAAAGCGTTACAACGCAGATAAAGCCTAA
- a CDS encoding DUF2785 domain-containing protein, with protein MKTINEIRLGLTEFRDDVHRGQLYQRLGIELGQFVADIKLTPATAVELPDDTDGISDLLAELNEGMQAGELEDIADEQLVTLLEHLGSPDLQVRDRGIFFFFNDALQRKIFTSEQLRLAFNYLIQDRILFNHILENENDAVYGRSFAVMILSLLLYADRIGYKFLEPEMVERLISQMTVYVAAEQDTRGWIGTNGWAHAFTHIGNILDELNENDLLPRSDKIFFMSLLFARYKHLQTPLVAGETERVASYFVDIMDKNPLYSDYFLMELKELRRETVMAPAPIDEGAWNKIFNRNRLTQAFLLRDDLPEEIEEFLRSTRDYMG; from the coding sequence ATGAAGACAATTAATGAAATCCGCCTTGGCTTGACTGAATTTCGCGATGATGTACACCGCGGTCAATTGTACCAACGGTTAGGAATTGAACTTGGGCAGTTTGTGGCTGACATCAAATTAACACCAGCAACCGCAGTCGAATTACCCGATGATACAGATGGTATCAGTGACTTGCTAGCGGAACTTAACGAAGGGATGCAAGCAGGCGAGTTAGAAGATATCGCTGATGAGCAATTAGTTACGTTGCTGGAACATTTAGGTTCACCAGATTTACAAGTTCGCGACCGGGGAATTTTCTTTTTCTTCAACGATGCACTGCAACGGAAGATTTTCACGTCAGAACAATTACGTTTGGCCTTCAATTACTTAATTCAAGACCGTATCTTGTTTAACCACATCTTGGAAAATGAAAATGATGCGGTGTATGGGCGATCATTTGCGGTGATGATTCTGTCATTGCTCTTATATGCTGACCGGATTGGTTACAAATTCTTGGAACCAGAGATGGTTGAACGCTTGATTAGTCAAATGACGGTATACGTCGCGGCTGAACAAGATACCCGTGGTTGGATTGGGACAAATGGTTGGGCACACGCATTTACCCACATTGGTAATATTTTAGACGAATTGAATGAAAATGATTTATTGCCTCGGAGTGATAAAATTTTCTTCATGAGCTTACTATTTGCGCGGTACAAGCACCTCCAAACACCACTAGTTGCAGGTGAAACTGAACGGGTGGCTAGTTATTTCGTTGACATTATGGATAAAAATCCTTTGTATAGCGACTATTTCTTGATGGAATTGAAAGAATTACGTCGTGAAACGGTGATGGCACCAGCGCCAATTGATGAAGGTGCATGGAATAAAATTTTCAATCGTAATCGTTTAACGCAAGCATTTTTACTTCGAGATGATTTACCTGAAGAAATTGAAGAATTTTTGCGCTCAACACGTGATTACATGGGCTAA
- the glf gene encoding UDP-galactopyranose mutase yields MLNTKNYDYLIVGAGPFGSIFAHEAAKLGKRSLIIEKRDHIGGNMYTHTEEGIQVHDFGAHIFHTDNKEVWNYINKFAEFNGFTNQVIANYKGDLYNLPFNMNTFYEMWGTKTPAEAKAKIEEQKAAAGISGSPKNLEEQAISLIGTDIYEKLIKGYTEKQWGRKATELPAFIIKRLPVRFIYDNNYFNHRYQGIPTGGYTQIFDKLLDNDLIDVQTGVDFFDNKDAYLAEFPRVLYTGMIDKFYDYKFGELEYRSLRFETETIDTDNYQGNSVVNYTDAETPYTRVMEWKHFDYKGASEDKTIITREYPQDWDRTKEAYYPVNDEKNTALYKQYAKEARTNKQVLFGGRLGGYRYFDMDQVINATFNAIREEFDLADDYRFDQN; encoded by the coding sequence ATGTTAAATACAAAAAATTACGACTACTTAATCGTTGGAGCTGGTCCATTTGGTTCAATCTTCGCGCACGAAGCAGCTAAGCTTGGCAAGCGGTCATTGATTATCGAAAAGCGCGACCACATCGGTGGGAACATGTACACGCACACTGAAGAGGGTATTCAAGTCCACGATTTCGGTGCGCACATCTTCCATACTGACAATAAAGAAGTCTGGAATTACATCAACAAGTTCGCCGAATTCAACGGCTTCACGAATCAAGTGATTGCCAACTACAAGGGTGACTTGTATAACTTGCCATTCAACATGAATACCTTCTATGAAATGTGGGGCACAAAGACGCCAGCAGAAGCTAAGGCCAAGATTGAAGAACAAAAGGCCGCTGCTGGTATCTCAGGGTCACCTAAGAACCTGGAAGAACAAGCAATCTCATTGATTGGGACAGACATCTACGAAAAGCTCATCAAAGGTTATACGGAAAAGCAATGGGGACGTAAGGCAACTGAATTGCCAGCGTTTATCATTAAGCGTTTGCCCGTCCGTTTCATTTACGACAACAACTACTTTAACCACCGTTACCAAGGAATTCCAACTGGTGGATATACTCAAATTTTCGACAAGTTATTGGATAATGACTTAATTGATGTGCAAACTGGTGTCGACTTCTTCGATAACAAGGACGCGTATTTGGCTGAATTCCCACGTGTGTTGTACACCGGGATGATTGATAAGTTCTACGACTACAAGTTTGGTGAGCTTGAATACCGGTCATTACGTTTTGAAACGGAAACAATTGATACCGATAATTATCAAGGTAATTCAGTAGTTAACTACACCGATGCTGAAACACCATACACACGTGTGATGGAATGGAAGCACTTTGATTACAAAGGTGCCAGTGAAGATAAGACGATTATCACCCGTGAATATCCACAGGATTGGGATCGTACGAAGGAAGCTTATTACCCAGTTAACGATGAAAAGAACACGGCGCTTTACAAGCAGTACGCTAAAGAAGCCCGGACTAACAAGCAAGTTTTATTCGGCGGTCGTTTAGGTGGTTACCGCTACTTCGACATGGATCAAGTCATTAATGCGACGTTCAATGCAATCCGCGAAGAATTTGATTTAGCAGATGATTATCGTTTTGATCAAAACTAA
- a CDS encoding YfhO family protein: MISFSKKQFTWKHLLFYSIMFIVLVGGMVFGQMKLGYTIVGMGDSVWQHLPIMGYLQQRLHSIGSAGALATWDWHLGLGTDVFQNFSYYVLGDPLAYLIGFFSTNHLLIGYEFIQILRFFLAGLSFMFLVSHYRFSPVKAVLSTMVYLFASFGIWAFEFQPFFLNALILLPLLIWSVERALQLKRFGWFSIIIALTLINNFYLALIMGLGTAVYTVVVYIFNYRVAGKEGLKLWLKLIGAAVVGLLMSAVMMLPVVTFMFGSGRVGSGITAAGLLFPLKYYLNLTMNMTGLASEGTLFWMPYYWIPVVGIVIAWVFTNPKKYKVAFTLYLIAFISALSPITTSIWNGTANPSDRWMFMVNALSAIMFIFVIDAVRDATKRQLKNFVRVYVILYAVGITAAMITSQTRATTLVLVSFAAIILLMIIGQRFFEKPQNVGRYLGIALVGLVILQLGLHVFIPGQRMWNNRMTVATSLKARLKDPTGFNKFFAKNLTDGKHVAFAKGFKYGGGSNTARNDLIARNNTVNTYFSTQLPGLTAIGRDMGITDFTYTRPLGSLGNRQVLFDTLGVKYVVTNIGRRSGLAGDHDVVRKNAHNRIILNQNAMPMAYVQSNVVTENEFNQLDSSGKELAYSQAAAISNTDGTTTLDAAMQVKPIVIPFKLTSKVASQVGDEINIDTLAGNGGIALNLDTHGLDKKQKYEYHIEVTNPKYVPATIMEKHNLLVKGIPDDSKSFKRGMVTNVVGRQNLMLKLMLATDTSYSLFAKGAQLKPVKMRQPGFESLSGYSKFESFTGNFGSPKNMPKVIKLGLKQIGKFSGNVQVVAVPVGKPLTNIAHKNDANAIRNLKLTSNRLAGTISAQKGTIMVTTIPYSDGWTAKINGANAKVVKVNNAFIGVKLNTTGDAAVTMRYASPRVLLGAKISLITAGLFFIWQIVVLVLKRRRKTTK, from the coding sequence ATGATTTCGTTTTCAAAGAAACAGTTTACGTGGAAACATTTACTGTTTTACAGCATTATGTTCATCGTACTAGTTGGTGGAATGGTTTTTGGTCAAATGAAACTCGGCTACACAATCGTTGGGATGGGAGATTCTGTTTGGCAGCATTTACCAATCATGGGATATTTGCAGCAGCGCCTACACAGTATTGGCTCAGCTGGCGCGCTGGCAACCTGGGATTGGCATTTAGGCCTAGGAACGGATGTCTTTCAGAATTTTTCATACTATGTTTTGGGTGATCCATTAGCATATCTGATTGGCTTCTTTTCAACCAACCATTTACTGATTGGTTATGAATTCATTCAAATTCTGCGTTTCTTTTTGGCTGGATTGTCCTTCATGTTCTTGGTGAGTCATTATCGTTTCTCACCGGTAAAAGCCGTGCTATCGACAATGGTTTACCTATTTGCGTCCTTTGGGATTTGGGCGTTTGAATTTCAGCCGTTCTTTTTAAATGCATTGATTTTACTGCCGTTGTTGATTTGGTCAGTTGAACGGGCATTGCAACTTAAGCGATTCGGCTGGTTTAGCATTATTATTGCCCTAACGCTAATTAATAATTTTTATTTGGCGCTAATAATGGGCTTGGGCACGGCGGTCTATACAGTAGTTGTGTATATTTTTAACTATCGTGTGGCTGGTAAAGAAGGCCTTAAACTGTGGTTGAAACTTATTGGTGCGGCCGTCGTCGGCTTGCTGATGTCAGCAGTGATGATGTTGCCAGTGGTCACATTCATGTTTGGCTCTGGTCGTGTTGGCTCTGGTATAACAGCGGCAGGTTTGTTATTTCCGCTTAAATACTATTTAAACTTAACCATGAATATGACAGGGTTAGCGAGTGAAGGAACATTGTTCTGGATGCCATACTATTGGATTCCAGTGGTTGGAATTGTCATTGCGTGGGTGTTTACGAATCCGAAAAAATATAAAGTCGCGTTTACTTTGTATTTAATTGCGTTTATTTCAGCATTATCACCAATTACGACGTCGATTTGGAACGGTACGGCCAATCCATCTGACCGTTGGATGTTTATGGTGAACGCATTGTCAGCGATCATGTTTATCTTCGTGATTGATGCGGTGCGCGATGCAACGAAACGACAACTTAAAAATTTCGTGCGCGTATATGTGATTCTATATGCTGTGGGTATTACGGCAGCGATGATTACCAGTCAAACACGCGCTACGACGTTAGTTCTCGTTAGTTTTGCCGCAATTATCCTCCTCATGATAATCGGTCAACGCTTCTTCGAAAAGCCACAAAATGTGGGGCGGTATCTTGGGATTGCGTTAGTCGGGCTTGTGATTCTGCAATTAGGCTTACACGTGTTTATTCCAGGGCAACGGATGTGGAACAATCGAATGACGGTTGCTACCAGTTTGAAAGCCCGGTTGAAGGACCCCACGGGATTTAACAAATTCTTCGCTAAGAATTTGACTGATGGCAAGCATGTGGCCTTTGCGAAAGGGTTTAAGTATGGCGGTGGCTCTAATACCGCACGGAATGATTTAATTGCCCGAAACAATACTGTAAATACGTACTTTTCGACCCAATTACCTGGCTTGACCGCAATTGGGCGCGACATGGGGATAACTGACTTTACGTATACTCGGCCACTCGGGAGTCTCGGTAACCGCCAAGTGTTATTTGATACATTAGGTGTTAAATACGTGGTAACTAATATTGGGCGACGTTCAGGATTGGCTGGTGATCATGATGTTGTCCGTAAGAATGCGCACAACCGAATTATCTTGAATCAAAATGCGATGCCAATGGCGTATGTCCAAAGCAACGTTGTTACTGAAAATGAGTTTAATCAACTAGATTCTTCTGGTAAAGAATTAGCATATTCACAAGCCGCAGCAATTAGTAATACTGATGGAACGACGACGCTTGATGCAGCGATGCAAGTTAAACCAATTGTGATTCCATTTAAGTTGACTAGTAAGGTCGCTAGCCAAGTTGGTGATGAAATTAATATTGATACGCTGGCTGGCAACGGTGGAATTGCTCTGAATTTGGACACGCACGGATTGGATAAAAAACAAAAATATGAATACCATATTGAGGTTACTAACCCGAAGTATGTGCCAGCAACGATTATGGAGAAACATAATTTACTAGTTAAAGGCATACCAGATGATTCTAAAAGTTTCAAACGGGGCATGGTGACTAATGTAGTTGGCCGCCAAAACTTAATGTTAAAATTGATGCTCGCAACAGATACTTCGTACTCGTTGTTTGCGAAGGGAGCACAGCTAAAACCAGTAAAAATGCGACAACCGGGTTTTGAGTCGCTGTCTGGTTATAGTAAGTTTGAATCATTTACTGGGAATTTTGGTTCGCCTAAAAACATGCCAAAAGTTATCAAACTCGGCTTAAAACAAATCGGTAAGTTTAGCGGTAATGTTCAAGTTGTGGCAGTGCCAGTTGGCAAACCGCTGACAAATATTGCCCACAAAAATGATGCCAATGCAATTCGCAATTTGAAATTAACGTCCAACCGCTTAGCCGGTACCATTTCGGCGCAAAAGGGCACAATTATGGTAACCACGATTCCGTATTCGGATGGTTGGACTGCCAAGATTAATGGGGCAAATGCCAAGGTTGTGAAGGTTAACAATGCGTTTATCGGTGTGAAGCTAAACACGACAGGTGATGCTGCAGTCACGATGCGTTATGCAAGCCCACGAGTTTTGTTAGGAGCGAAAATCTCACTTATCACAGCTGGCTTGTTTTTCATTTGGCAGATTGTGGTATTGGTTTTGAAACGCCGTCGCAAAACAACAAAATAA